From the bacterium genome, one window contains:
- a CDS encoding radical SAM protein, with product MKEVKLTAFPDSLEYRFLTAPGSHAHPAAPLDDVLADARRVDAARVQRVTIAGGSPLRHPRFVEMVNECRALGLNGLALETDAAPLQRRGVSTLLARLGFRELFVVMGGLHAPAHEAVLRERDTLPAALEGLTRALTQARAGGPRVYIVVPLLRANRDDVAPLLEWAIGVGGLQGFLLALPEIARVPAAQRDQLLSYSAQAEVAARIFQRCHAKKIEYGFSTKRGILPCASGEALEPFATVFYDRSQFFRHAPRPRREAELARIEACAECSLSHSCDGVEMPYLEHFGTAEFHAVPLERSMGWKLRRINRLEEFEYRNISPFTNDSPVNPRGLIRINGHCNMSCAFCFVDRTAPDFDVDQLEQEIAEMARGGTRHLVISGGEPTLHKRLPELIRFARDQGVFDVIEMQSNGVKCADFDYARELVEAGLNKVTFSLHSVDPEHSDAITRLPHAFGRTIQAIHNFRQLGVLTQIAHVLTKANYRELPDTVRYLRREFPAESGHLSICLAIAQGISDLVFQWVIPTFSEIKPYVADALDYCLEHDVGFGGMIGQGGYPPCMLDGELRYYRGVLDKVFRSSDSSDQFYKSEKCKECSFDAFCLGPRRSYVEHYGEDEIRPFRVDLDQLPVAPAGARVDYSAEAASLSLAGAVAPAPTAAPSHGPLPILK from the coding sequence GTGAAAGAGGTCAAACTGACCGCCTTCCCGGACTCCCTGGAGTACCGGTTCCTCACCGCGCCGGGATCCCACGCGCACCCGGCGGCGCCGCTCGACGACGTGCTGGCCGACGCCCGCCGCGTCGACGCCGCGCGCGTCCAGCGGGTGACCATCGCCGGCGGCTCGCCGCTGCGCCACCCGCGCTTCGTCGAGATGGTCAACGAATGCCGCGCCCTCGGCCTGAACGGCCTGGCGCTGGAGACCGACGCGGCGCCGTTGCAGCGGCGCGGCGTCTCGACGCTGCTGGCGCGGCTCGGATTCCGCGAGCTGTTCGTCGTCATGGGCGGCCTGCACGCGCCGGCGCACGAGGCGGTGCTGCGCGAGCGCGACACCCTGCCGGCGGCGCTCGAGGGACTGACCCGCGCCCTCACCCAGGCGCGCGCCGGCGGGCCGCGGGTCTACATCGTCGTGCCGCTCCTCCGCGCCAACCGCGACGACGTCGCGCCGCTGCTCGAATGGGCGATCGGCGTCGGCGGCCTGCAGGGCTTCCTGCTGGCGCTGCCCGAGATCGCGCGCGTGCCGGCGGCGCAGCGCGATCAGCTCCTCTCGTACTCGGCGCAGGCCGAGGTGGCGGCGCGCATCTTCCAGCGCTGCCACGCGAAGAAGATCGAGTACGGCTTCTCCACCAAGCGCGGCATCCTGCCCTGCGCCAGCGGCGAGGCGCTGGAGCCCTTCGCCACCGTCTTCTACGACCGCTCGCAGTTCTTCCGCCACGCGCCGCGGCCGCGGCGCGAGGCCGAGCTGGCGCGCATCGAGGCCTGCGCCGAGTGCTCGCTGAGCCACAGTTGCGACGGCGTCGAGATGCCGTACCTGGAGCACTTCGGCACCGCCGAGTTCCACGCCGTGCCGCTCGAGCGCTCGATGGGCTGGAAGCTGCGGCGCATCAATCGGCTCGAGGAGTTCGAGTATCGGAACATCTCGCCGTTCACGAACGACTCGCCGGTCAATCCGCGCGGCCTGATCCGCATCAACGGCCACTGCAACATGTCGTGCGCCTTCTGCTTCGTCGACCGCACGGCGCCGGACTTCGACGTCGACCAGCTCGAGCAGGAGATCGCCGAGATGGCGCGCGGCGGCACCCGCCACCTGGTCATCTCCGGCGGCGAGCCGACCCTGCACAAGCGGCTGCCGGAGCTGATCCGCTTCGCGCGCGACCAGGGCGTGTTCGACGTCATCGAGATGCAGTCGAACGGCGTCAAGTGCGCCGACTTCGACTACGCCAGGGAGCTGGTGGAGGCGGGCCTCAACAAGGTCACGTTCTCGCTCCACAGCGTCGACCCGGAGCACTCCGACGCCATCACCCGGCTGCCGCACGCCTTCGGCCGCACCATCCAGGCGATCCACAACTTCCGCCAGCTCGGGGTGCTGACGCAGATCGCCCACGTGCTCACCAAGGCGAACTACCGCGAGCTGCCGGACACGGTGCGCTACCTGCGGCGCGAGTTCCCGGCCGAGAGCGGCCACCTCAGCATCTGCCTGGCGATCGCCCAGGGCATCAGCGACCTGGTCTTCCAGTGGGTGATCCCGACCTTCAGCGAGATCAAGCCGTACGTCGCCGACGCGCTCGACTACTGCCTCGAGCACGACGTCGGCTTCGGCGGCATGATCGGCCAGGGCGGCTATCCGCCCTGCATGCTCGACGGCGAGCTCCGCTACTACCGCGGCGTGCTCGACAAGGTGTTCCGCAGCAGCGACTCCTCCGACCAGTTCTACAAGTCGGAGAAGTGCAAGGAGTGCAGCTTCGACGCCTTCTGTCTCGGTCCGCGTCGCTCGTACGTCGAGCACTACGGCGAGGACGAGATCCGCCCCTTCCGCGTCGACCTCGATCAGTTGCCGGTCGCGCCGGCCGGGGCGCGGGTCGACTACTCCGCCGAGGCGGCTTCGCTCAGCCTGGCCGGCGCCGTGGCGCCGGCGCCGACCGCCGCGCCGTCGCATGGCCCGCTGCCGATCCTCAAGTAG
- a CDS encoding radical SAM protein — MSAPAAGASARRSHRSSLLHCGGACDLRCAVCDCTAPPSSRDDVERALRDGGARLLIRGATERSPTVAAVVRRARAEGYADIVLRTNAAWCATPAAAATFARLGADAVLVPISSQMPGVHDRIAGRHGALRDTLTGMGHLARIGLAVEIEVPILPLRLQNLAATVDLARRVVPALRAVRFYVPSRRLPPVLAPPSWNKAGPALAAALQRCRELGIRARLAADSGVPLCALRDFPDLYDAYSLNPRARSSTRGGSTLGAVCQSCAVKAQCPGLMSAYRAAQGEQGLAPFPRKPALMYEQRTTRRRVWTDEQRAAASKANLLVLRPTVNCNQDCTFCSANETSANVWTQHDEMLRAIARAARRRVLRLSFSGGEPTLSRHLVTYVRCASRLGIKEIELVTNAVLLARKEKVDELVAAGLTHAFVSLHAHDEALSLQSTQKVGDFARTVQGIKHLVAAGRQTALNHVITARNYPYLREYVDFVRAELGGRVKISFAFVTPQFKALDNIEVMPRLSLVMPYLKRALYRAIEIGQPFSIGSRQGIPFCFLDEFRAWSDGYVLPNSAIAEDAPQKQRGPMCDACRFGRYCTGLWRPYVAQYGFDELRPVPGPPLTEEERVSLNAGSMPEPWGVPRSFDEVPEVVRERALETGPPEIGTPPLADRLPAFVPQRTRPLRVAMFGSGRQARRLARAARTVPGLSIDAVASPHALQADLSDFGGCPAYADPAAVFDDIRPDAVIIAAATPAHEPLARLAIARGVPVLLEKPPAPSEEQAAALQAAAAAAGSVVVMAHNAVHAPGLDRLLARPLTAGTLSYVVRRTPGSPDTMRTWNRSFLYETAYHLASVIGRACGGGIGDVAQASYRGEGRPEYLRLELRYGGAVAELVLDFTAAVEEDTLARRAADGELVWRRQGREVTLTDAAGAHPVERQGNDVERMLTNFRDVVLGAAAPAATLTEALDAMRTAGRIVAALAAAGAPFERATAPKHVASRALQQPLA, encoded by the coding sequence ATGAGCGCGCCGGCCGCCGGGGCGTCCGCCCGGCGATCGCACCGCTCGTCGCTGCTGCACTGCGGCGGCGCCTGCGACCTGCGCTGCGCGGTCTGCGACTGCACCGCGCCGCCGTCGTCGCGCGACGACGTGGAGCGGGCGCTGCGCGACGGCGGCGCCCGCCTGCTGATCCGCGGCGCCACCGAGCGCAGCCCCACCGTCGCCGCCGTCGTCCGCCGCGCCCGCGCCGAGGGCTATGCCGACATCGTGCTGCGCACCAACGCGGCCTGGTGCGCGACGCCCGCCGCCGCCGCGACCTTCGCCCGCCTCGGCGCCGACGCGGTCCTGGTGCCGATCTCGTCGCAGATGCCCGGCGTCCACGATCGCATCGCCGGCCGCCACGGCGCGCTGCGCGACACGCTCACCGGCATGGGGCATCTCGCCCGCATCGGCCTGGCGGTCGAGATCGAGGTGCCGATCCTGCCCCTGCGCCTGCAGAACCTGGCGGCCACGGTCGACCTGGCGCGCCGCGTCGTGCCGGCGCTGCGCGCCGTCCGCTTCTACGTGCCGTCGCGACGGCTGCCGCCGGTGCTGGCGCCGCCGTCGTGGAACAAGGCGGGCCCGGCGCTCGCCGCCGCCCTGCAGCGCTGCCGCGAGCTCGGCATCCGCGCCCGACTGGCCGCCGACTCCGGCGTGCCGCTGTGCGCGCTGCGCGATTTCCCCGATCTCTACGACGCCTACTCGCTCAACCCGCGGGCGCGCTCGTCGACCCGCGGCGGCTCGACCCTCGGCGCGGTGTGCCAGTCGTGCGCGGTGAAGGCGCAGTGCCCCGGGCTGATGTCGGCCTACCGCGCCGCCCAGGGCGAGCAGGGGCTGGCGCCGTTCCCGCGCAAGCCGGCGCTGATGTACGAGCAGCGCACCACCCGCCGCCGCGTGTGGACCGACGAGCAGCGCGCCGCCGCCTCGAAGGCCAATCTCCTGGTGCTGCGGCCGACGGTGAACTGCAACCAGGACTGCACCTTCTGCAGCGCCAACGAGACCTCGGCCAACGTCTGGACGCAGCACGACGAGATGCTGCGCGCCATCGCCCGCGCGGCGCGGCGGCGGGTGCTGCGCCTGTCGTTCTCCGGCGGCGAGCCGACCCTGTCCCGGCATCTCGTGACCTACGTCCGCTGCGCCTCGCGGCTCGGCATCAAGGAGATCGAGCTGGTCACCAACGCCGTGCTGCTGGCGCGCAAGGAGAAGGTCGACGAGCTGGTGGCCGCCGGGCTGACGCACGCCTTCGTGTCGCTGCACGCCCACGACGAAGCGCTGTCGCTGCAGTCGACGCAGAAGGTCGGCGACTTCGCGCGCACCGTGCAGGGCATCAAGCACCTGGTGGCCGCCGGCCGGCAGACGGCGCTCAATCACGTCATCACGGCGCGCAACTATCCCTACCTGCGCGAGTACGTCGACTTCGTCCGCGCCGAGCTCGGCGGCCGGGTGAAGATCTCGTTCGCCTTCGTCACGCCGCAGTTCAAGGCGCTCGACAACATCGAGGTCATGCCGCGGCTGTCGCTGGTGATGCCCTACCTGAAGCGCGCCCTGTACCGCGCCATCGAGATCGGGCAGCCGTTCAGCATCGGCTCGCGGCAGGGCATCCCGTTCTGTTTCCTCGACGAGTTCCGCGCCTGGTCCGACGGCTACGTGCTCCCCAACTCGGCGATCGCGGAGGACGCGCCGCAGAAGCAGCGCGGGCCGATGTGCGACGCGTGCCGCTTCGGCCGCTACTGCACGGGTCTGTGGCGGCCGTACGTGGCGCAGTACGGGTTCGACGAGCTGCGGCCGGTGCCCGGCCCGCCGTTGACCGAGGAGGAGCGGGTGTCGCTCAACGCCGGCTCGATGCCCGAGCCGTGGGGCGTGCCGCGCAGCTTCGACGAGGTGCCGGAGGTGGTGCGCGAGCGCGCCCTCGAAACCGGCCCGCCGGAGATCGGCACGCCGCCGCTCGCCGACCGCCTGCCGGCCTTCGTGCCGCAGCGCACCCGGCCGCTGCGCGTCGCCATGTTCGGCAGCGGCCGGCAGGCGCGGCGCCTGGCGCGCGCCGCGCGCACCGTGCCGGGGCTGTCGATCGACGCCGTCGCCTCGCCGCACGCGCTGCAGGCCGACCTCAGCGACTTCGGCGGTTGCCCGGCGTACGCCGACCCGGCGGCGGTGTTCGACGACATCCGGCCGGACGCGGTGATCATCGCCGCCGCGACGCCGGCGCACGAGCCGCTGGCGCGGCTCGCCATCGCCCGCGGCGTCCCGGTGCTGCTCGAGAAGCCGCCGGCGCCGAGCGAGGAGCAGGCGGCGGCGCTGCAGGCCGCGGCGGCGGCCGCCGGATCGGTCGTCGTGATGGCGCACAACGCCGTCCACGCCCCCGGCCTCGACCGCCTGCTCGCCCGGCCGCTGACCGCGGGCACGCTCTCGTACGTCGTCCGCCGCACCCCGGGGAGCCCGGACACGATGCGCACATGGAACCGCTCGTTCCTCTACGAGACCGCCTACCACCTGGCGTCGGTCATCGGACGCGCCTGCGGCGGCGGCATCGGCGACGTCGCGCAGGCGTCGTACCGCGGCGAGGGCCGGCCCGAGTACCTGCGCCTCGAGCTGCGCTACGGCGGCGCCGTCGCCGAGCTGGTGCTCGACTTCACCGCCGCGGTGGAGGAGGACACGCTGGCGCGCCGCGCCGCCGACGGCGAGCTGGTGTGGCGCCGGCAGGGGCGCGAGGTGACGCTCACCGACGCCGCCGGCGCCCACCCGGTCGAGCGCCAGGGCAACGACGTCGAACGCATGCTGACCAACTTCCGCGACGTGGTGCTCGGCGCCGCCGCGCCCGCCGCGACGCTCACCGAAGCCCTCGACGCGATGCGCACCGCCGGCCGCATCGTCGCCGCCCTGGCCGCGGCCGGGGCGCCGTTCGAACGCGCGACGGCGCCCAAGCACGTCGCCTCGCGCGCCCTCCAGCAGCCGCTCGCCTGA
- the asnB gene encoding asparagine synthase (glutamine-hydrolyzing) encodes MCGICGVLSLDGAPVAAATVEAMAARLRHRGPDGAGQHVDGGIALGHRRLAIVDVAGGAQPMQAGEVWLVANAEIYNHLELRRELEAAGHVFRTRCDTEAILHGYRAWGVDVVERLDGMFAFALWDGACRRLLLARDRFGKKPLYYGEEDGRLLFASEPKAILAARRAAPAVEPEALARYLLLDYVPSPWSIFRGLRRLPAAHRLVAEGGALRLERYWRLPPAGQPIDVDTACAQVREAFERAVRARLMSDDPIGVFLSGGNDSWLVLQAAARAMPEAPPDCFTIGFEDGGWDESEEAARAAAAVGSRHHVRCFRAGDLVDTLERLADQLDEPLADAAVLPTYVLSELAAEHVKVVLSGDGADEMFAGYDSFLADRLDAATRVLDPLKRHAAAWLAARWPVGERHFSTSFRLRQASRALGEPAEVRSLAWAMSHRPSEIRALFPAAPGGDLFAEVRAVDGADAVDRALRVLTAIYLEGDILTKLDRAGMARGLEIRSPFLDRRLAELAARLPSSYKLHGLRRKWILRRALGGRRWVAKHGFWLPVSRWIRHELADWFNELLLDPSSYRDGLLDRGAVERLLRQYRDGATNLYKPLWNLAVLLAWKRRWLATT; translated from the coding sequence GTGTGCGGCATCTGCGGCGTCCTCAGCCTCGACGGCGCTCCGGTGGCGGCGGCGACAGTCGAGGCGATGGCCGCCCGCCTGCGCCATCGCGGTCCGGATGGCGCCGGGCAGCACGTCGACGGCGGCATCGCGCTCGGCCATCGCCGGCTGGCGATCGTCGACGTCGCCGGCGGCGCCCAGCCGATGCAGGCCGGCGAGGTGTGGCTGGTCGCCAACGCCGAGATCTACAACCACCTCGAGCTGCGGCGCGAGCTGGAGGCGGCGGGCCATGTCTTCCGCACCCGCTGCGACACCGAAGCGATCCTGCACGGCTACCGCGCCTGGGGCGTCGACGTGGTCGAGCGCCTCGACGGCATGTTCGCCTTCGCCCTGTGGGACGGCGCCTGCCGGCGCCTGCTGCTGGCGCGCGATCGCTTCGGCAAGAAGCCGCTGTACTACGGCGAGGAGGACGGGCGCCTGCTCTTCGCCTCCGAGCCGAAGGCGATCCTCGCCGCGCGGCGCGCGGCGCCGGCGGTCGAGCCGGAGGCCCTGGCGCGCTATCTCCTGCTCGACTACGTCCCCAGCCCCTGGTCGATCTTCCGCGGCCTGCGCCGCCTGCCGGCCGCGCATCGCCTGGTCGCCGAGGGCGGCGCCCTGCGCCTCGAGCGCTACTGGCGCCTGCCGCCGGCCGGCCAGCCGATCGACGTCGACACCGCGTGCGCGCAGGTGCGCGAGGCCTTCGAGCGCGCCGTGCGGGCGCGCCTGATGAGCGACGATCCGATCGGCGTCTTCCTGTCCGGCGGCAACGATTCGTGGCTGGTGCTGCAGGCGGCGGCGCGAGCGATGCCCGAGGCGCCGCCGGACTGCTTCACCATCGGCTTCGAGGACGGCGGCTGGGACGAGAGCGAGGAGGCCGCCCGCGCGGCGGCGGCGGTGGGCAGCCGTCACCACGTGCGGTGCTTTCGCGCCGGCGATCTCGTCGACACGCTCGAGCGGCTCGCCGACCAGCTCGACGAACCCCTGGCCGACGCCGCCGTCCTCCCCACCTACGTCCTCAGCGAGCTGGCGGCCGAGCACGTCAAGGTCGTGCTCAGCGGCGACGGCGCCGACGAGATGTTCGCCGGCTACGATTCCTTCCTCGCCGATCGCCTCGACGCCGCGACGCGCGTCCTCGATCCGCTGAAGCGCCACGCCGCCGCCTGGCTGGCGGCGCGCTGGCCGGTCGGCGAGCGGCACTTCAGCACCAGCTTCCGCCTGCGCCAGGCATCGCGGGCGCTGGGCGAGCCGGCGGAGGTGCGCAGCCTCGCCTGGGCGATGAGCCATCGGCCGAGCGAGATCCGCGCCCTCTTCCCCGCGGCGCCGGGCGGCGATCTGTTCGCCGAGGTCCGCGCGGTCGACGGCGCCGACGCCGTCGACCGCGCCCTGCGCGTCCTGACCGCGATCTATCTCGAGGGCGACATCCTCACCAAGCTCGACCGCGCCGGCATGGCGCGCGGGCTGGAGATCCGCAGCCCCTTCCTCGATCGGCGCCTGGCGGAGCTCGCGGCGCGCCTGCCGTCGTCGTACAAGCTGCACGGCCTGCGGCGGAAGTGGATCCTGCGCCGGGCGCTCGGCGGGCGTCGCTGGGTCGCCAAGCACGGCTTCTGGCTGCCGGTGTCGCGCTGGATCCGCCACGAGCTCGCGGACTGGTTCAACGAGCTGCTGCTCGATCCGTCGTCGTATCGCGACGGGCTGCTCGACCGTGGCGCGGTCGAGCGCCTGCTGCGACAGTATCGCGACGGCGCCACCAATCTCTACAAGCCGCTGTGGAACCTGGCCGTGCTGCTGGCCTGGAAGCGTCGATGGCTGGCCACAACCTGA
- a CDS encoding glycosyltransferase family 2 protein, which yields MSALPPANGLTVIVPAHDEAASIGATVRAIATAFAGSATPLEILVVDDGSTDATAAEAEAAGARVLRHPTRAGYGRALKTGIVAARHELIAITDGDGTYPIEVLPELLPLMAEHDLVVGARTGVHYRARRLRSPFLWLASFVAGQWIPDPNSGLRLFRRRDVLPLFPDLPRGFSFTTTQTLIMTLSGAFIHYRAIEYRPRVGRSKIRVLRQTLQVGQGLAEVVLRHNPLKLFLLAAVVPLLGMLAVPWWGASRGAALLACVILACTSLVIVGLGMVAVVALRLRSTRPAVE from the coding sequence TCCGCGCCATCGCCACCGCCTTCGCCGGCAGCGCGACGCCGCTGGAGATCCTGGTCGTCGACGACGGCTCGACCGATGCCACCGCCGCGGAGGCCGAGGCGGCGGGCGCGCGCGTCCTCCGCCATCCCACCCGCGCCGGCTACGGCCGGGCGCTGAAGACCGGCATCGTCGCGGCGCGGCACGAGCTGATCGCCATCACCGACGGCGACGGGACGTATCCGATCGAGGTCCTGCCGGAGCTGCTGCCGCTGATGGCCGAGCACGACCTGGTGGTCGGCGCCCGCACCGGCGTGCACTATCGCGCCCGCCGCCTGCGCTCGCCCTTTCTCTGGCTCGCCAGCTTCGTCGCCGGCCAGTGGATTCCCGACCCCAACTCGGGGCTGCGCCTGTTTCGCCGCCGCGACGTGCTGCCGCTCTTTCCCGACCTGCCGCGCGGCTTCTCCTTCACCACCACCCAGACGCTGATCATGACGCTGAGCGGCGCCTTCATCCACTACCGCGCCATCGAGTACCGGCCGCGCGTCGGCCGCTCGAAGATCCGGGTGCTGCGACAGACCCTGCAGGTCGGCCAGGGGTTGGCGGAGGTCGTGTTGCGCCACAACCCGCTCAAGCTCTTCCTGCTCGCCGCCGTCGTGCCGCTGCTGGGGATGCTGGCGGTGCCCTGGTGGGGCGCCAGCCGCGGCGCGGCGCTGCTCGCCTGCGTCATCCTGGCGTGCACCAGCCTGGTGATCGTCGGGCTGGGCATGGTGGCGGTGGTGGCGTTGCGCCTGCGCTCGACGCGTCCGGCGGTGGAGTAG